In the Palaeococcus pacificus DY20341 genome, one interval contains:
- a CDS encoding indolepyruvate oxidoreductase subunit beta — protein sequence MEFNLIITGVGGQGGLTLSRIVGNAAMKEGYNVRIGETLGMSQRYGSVLSYLRFGDVHSPLIEEGEADLVLALEPAEALRNARFLSKKSYAIVNAYPIHTATTLVGKEKYPDVEEIKEALSKICPTEVRDFQSEADKINPRTLGVLMLGYACGKGLIPLKKESIEEGIKETLKPKLWEINIRALERGIELAKE from the coding sequence ATGGAGTTCAACCTAATTATCACAGGTGTTGGCGGTCAAGGCGGTTTAACACTCTCGAGAATAGTCGGGAATGCGGCAATGAAAGAAGGCTACAATGTTAGGATAGGTGAAACCCTTGGAATGAGCCAGCGCTATGGTAGTGTTCTCTCATACCTCAGGTTTGGTGATGTGCACTCTCCCCTAATAGAGGAAGGTGAAGCTGATTTGGTGCTCGCTCTTGAGCCAGCTGAAGCCCTAAGAAACGCGCGCTTCTTAAGCAAGAAGAGCTATGCTATAGTAAATGCATATCCAATTCATACTGCAACTACTTTAGTTGGAAAGGAGAAGTATCCTGATGTTGAAGAGATCAAAGAGGCACTTTCAAAGATATGTCCTACTGAGGTCAGGGACTTCCAAAGCGAAGCCGATAAAATAAATCCGCGCACCCTTGGAGTTTTAATGCTCGGCTATGCCTGCGGAAAAGGATTAATTCCCCTCAAAAAAGAGAGCATAGAAGAAGGCATAAAAGAAACGCTCAAGCCCAAACTGTGGGAAATAAACATCAGAGCTCTGGAGAGGGGAATAGAGCTGGCAAAGGAATAA
- a CDS encoding dihydropteroate synthase-like protein, whose product MRILLVTGRLAEPLVRKYGKGCEVFVTPVSVAAFLTPKLIAHYLEKVNVKGYDLILIPGLVRGSAQEIEEKIGILTFKGPRYAHDLPQVLKAIREGFKLSKEVPADLLFHQDTLKKVEDIKNKTKNKAYIEKALKKPYNFFIGTLPVGFDFPHRILAEIVDAPKLSVSEIVKRAVYYLKSGADIIDIGMVSGKKNLEFIEKIPEIREKLSEEGFSVPISFDSLNEREIEKALDYADLFLSIDESNVERLVTDKPVVLIPTNQKKGYFPKNPAERTKFLERLKEEALNLGYGRVIPDLILEHVPHLARSITAFQLYRERNPNDVLLAGVGNVVELIDADSVGINALLAGVAKELNISLLLTTEVSAKCRGGVKELRRALDMMLFEVPKDLGFDLLILKEKKSEIAEYSVMSPVVEAKEREVKLESIYFRIFTKEGKIWVIAHKGTKQILTISGGEPNAIIDTILEHFQISPRHAFYLGRELERARTAIKLKRSYVQEVELFEDFY is encoded by the coding sequence ATGAGAATCCTCCTCGTAACTGGTCGTTTAGCTGAACCACTGGTTAGAAAATATGGGAAAGGTTGTGAGGTATTTGTAACCCCTGTTAGTGTAGCTGCTTTTCTAACGCCTAAGCTAATAGCCCACTATCTCGAAAAAGTCAACGTTAAGGGCTATGACTTAATTCTAATTCCAGGCCTCGTTAGAGGCTCGGCTCAAGAGATTGAAGAAAAGATAGGAATTTTAACATTCAAAGGCCCGCGCTATGCTCACGACTTGCCCCAAGTCTTAAAAGCAATTAGAGAGGGCTTTAAGCTCAGCAAAGAAGTCCCAGCTGATTTGCTCTTTCATCAGGATACGCTTAAAAAAGTTGAAGATATCAAGAATAAAACGAAAAATAAAGCCTACATCGAGAAAGCCCTCAAAAAACCCTACAACTTTTTTATTGGGACCCTACCCGTCGGATTTGATTTTCCCCATAGAATTTTGGCCGAAATAGTCGATGCTCCAAAGCTAAGCGTTAGCGAGATAGTTAAAAGAGCCGTATACTACCTCAAGAGCGGTGCGGATATAATAGACATTGGGATGGTTAGTGGTAAGAAGAACTTGGAGTTTATTGAGAAAATACCCGAAATCCGGGAGAAGCTCAGTGAAGAAGGCTTTAGTGTTCCGATAAGCTTTGACTCATTGAACGAGCGCGAAATTGAGAAAGCCCTTGATTATGCAGATTTATTCTTAAGCATAGATGAGAGCAACGTTGAGAGACTCGTTACGGATAAGCCTGTTGTTCTAATTCCTACCAACCAGAAGAAAGGGTACTTTCCTAAAAATCCGGCTGAGAGGACCAAATTTTTGGAGAGGCTAAAAGAAGAAGCTTTAAATTTAGGGTATGGGAGGGTTATTCCGGACTTGATTTTAGAGCATGTACCCCATTTAGCACGCTCCATAACTGCATTTCAGCTTTATAGGGAGAGAAACCCTAATGATGTTCTCTTGGCTGGAGTTGGCAATGTAGTTGAGCTCATTGATGCAGACAGCGTTGGAATAAACGCTCTATTGGCCGGTGTTGCGAAAGAGCTTAATATTTCTCTTTTGCTGACGACTGAGGTGAGTGCTAAGTGTCGTGGTGGCGTAAAAGAGCTTAGAAGGGCTTTGGACATGATGCTCTTTGAGGTGCCGAAAGATTTGGGCTTTGATTTGCTTATCCTAAAGGAGAAAAAGAGCGAAATAGCTGAATATTCCGTCATGTCGCCAGTAGTTGAGGCTAAGGAAAGAGAGGTTAAGCTTGAAAGCATCTACTTCAGAATATTTACCAAAGAGGGCAAAATCTGGGTCATTGCCCATAAAGGGACGAAACAGATTTTAACAATCTCCGGAGGAGAGCCCAACGCAATAATAGACACCATCTTGGAACACTTCCAAATTTCGCCGAGGCATGCTTTCTATTTAGGGAGAGAGCTTGAGAGAGCTAGAACAGCCATAAAGCTCAAGCGATCTTATGTGCAGGAAGTTGAACTCTTTGAGGATTTCTACTAA
- the proS gene encoding proline--tRNA ligase, translating to MKVKREKWQKEFSEWYNELIETAGIQDKRYPVKGMNIWLPYGLKIMRKIERFIHDEMERTNHEEVLFPALIPETEFQKEAEHIAGFEGEVYWITHAGLNPLEIKLLLRPTSETAMYSMFSLWIRNHADLPFKVYQIVNVYRYETKHTRPLIRVREISRFFEAHTAHRDFEDAERQIREDLEIFDRLAKFLALPYIVSKRPDWDKFPGAFYSLGAEVMMPDGRTLQIGTMHNYKQNFAKAYNIKYETETGDHEYAHQTTFGMSERLLAAVMAIHGDDNGLVLPPTIAPIQVVVVPIPKKDSPYDVVAYARGIVEELKNAGIRAHLDDRDEIRPGRKFYEWELKGVPLRIEVGPRDVEGGKAVIARRDTLEKSVIEREKLVDAVRELIDAIMENLYNRAKEFLESHIKRVDSLEEAKKVFEGRRGIVEIPWCGEESCGLEMEEVLDAKMLGTPYPEEKAKIEGKKCPHCGREAKFIARFARTY from the coding sequence GTGAAGGTAAAAAGAGAGAAGTGGCAAAAGGAATTCAGCGAGTGGTATAATGAGCTAATTGAAACAGCAGGAATTCAAGATAAGAGATACCCTGTCAAAGGAATGAACATTTGGCTGCCATACGGCCTTAAAATAATGAGAAAGATAGAGCGATTTATTCATGATGAAATGGAAAGGACAAACCACGAGGAAGTTCTATTCCCCGCTTTAATCCCCGAAACAGAGTTCCAAAAAGAGGCTGAACACATAGCGGGCTTTGAGGGGGAGGTTTATTGGATAACCCATGCGGGGCTAAATCCTTTAGAAATTAAGCTCCTCCTTAGGCCAACAAGTGAAACTGCTATGTATTCAATGTTCTCACTCTGGATTAGGAATCACGCCGATTTGCCCTTCAAGGTTTACCAAATAGTGAATGTCTACCGCTATGAGACCAAGCACACAAGGCCCTTGATTAGAGTTAGAGAAATTAGCAGGTTCTTTGAGGCTCACACTGCTCACAGAGACTTTGAAGATGCGGAGAGGCAAATTAGAGAAGACTTGGAGATATTCGATAGATTGGCCAAATTCTTGGCCTTGCCCTACATAGTCTCAAAGAGGCCTGATTGGGATAAGTTCCCTGGAGCATTTTATTCGCTCGGCGCCGAAGTTATGATGCCCGATGGAAGGACGCTCCAAATAGGTACTATGCACAACTACAAGCAGAACTTCGCTAAGGCCTACAACATCAAGTACGAAACTGAGACTGGAGACCACGAATACGCCCACCAAACGACATTTGGAATGAGCGAGAGGCTTTTGGCAGCTGTTATGGCAATCCACGGCGACGACAATGGATTGGTATTACCCCCAACAATAGCTCCAATCCAAGTTGTTGTTGTGCCAATTCCAAAGAAGGACTCACCATACGATGTCGTTGCCTACGCAAGGGGCATAGTTGAGGAGCTGAAGAATGCTGGAATAAGGGCTCACTTGGATGATAGAGACGAGATAAGACCAGGAAGGAAGTTCTACGAGTGGGAGCTTAAGGGTGTCCCATTAAGGATTGAAGTTGGACCAAGGGATGTTGAGGGAGGAAAAGCGGTTATAGCAAGGAGAGACACATTAGAGAAAAGCGTCATCGAGAGGGAGAAACTCGTTGATGCTGTTAGAGAGCTCATAGACGCAATAATGGAGAACCTTTACAACAGAGCAAAGGAGTTCCTTGAGAGCCACATAAAGCGCGTTGACAGCCTAGAGGAAGCTAAGAAAGTCTTTGAAGGTAGGAGAGGGATTGTCGAGATTCCATGGTGTGGTGAAGAGAGCTGTGGCCTGGAGATGGAAGAAGTACTCGACGCCAAGATGCTTGGAACGCCATATCCCGAGGAAAAGGCAAAGATAGAAGGAAAGAAGTGCCCACACTGCGGAAGAGAGGCAAAGTTCATAGCTAGATTTGCAAGAACTTACTGA
- a CDS encoding isoaspartyl peptidase/L-asparaginase family protein, protein MVAIIVHGGAGTIKKEERIPKVLEGVREAVLAGWKELKRGSALDAVEEAIKALEDNPVFNAGTGSVLTLDGKVEMDAAVMRGRTLEAGAVAGIWGVKNPISVARKVMEKTDHVLLGGEGAVKFARLMGFDDYNPTTEERVDQWKKLREKLLNDGQIPHWKKISELIKEYPEVLRSTVGAVAFDGGEVVAGTSTGGVFLKMFGRIGDTPIIGGGTYANEFAGASCTGLGEVMIKLVLAKSAVDFVRFGLTAQKASEAAISLATEHFGSDNAGVIMIDARGNIGFAKNTKHMSVAYMKEGMQEPFTGI, encoded by the coding sequence ATGGTAGCTATTATTGTTCATGGCGGTGCTGGCACCATTAAGAAAGAGGAGAGAATTCCAAAAGTTCTCGAAGGTGTTAGGGAAGCTGTTTTAGCTGGATGGAAGGAATTAAAAAGAGGCTCAGCTTTAGATGCAGTCGAGGAAGCTATTAAGGCTTTAGAAGACAATCCAGTGTTTAATGCAGGAACTGGGAGCGTTCTCACGTTGGATGGGAAGGTAGAAATGGACGCTGCTGTGATGCGCGGAAGAACTTTGGAAGCAGGTGCCGTCGCGGGTATATGGGGTGTTAAAAACCCTATAAGCGTTGCAAGAAAGGTCATGGAAAAGACCGACCATGTTCTCTTAGGAGGAGAAGGTGCTGTTAAATTTGCTCGTTTAATGGGCTTTGACGATTACAACCCAACAACTGAGGAAAGGGTAGATCAGTGGAAGAAGCTTAGAGAAAAGCTTCTAAACGACGGGCAAATCCCTCACTGGAAGAAGATAAGCGAGCTGATTAAGGAGTACCCCGAAGTTTTGAGGAGCACGGTTGGGGCTGTTGCCTTTGACGGCGGGGAAGTAGTTGCAGGAACTTCGACAGGAGGAGTATTTTTGAAGATGTTTGGGCGCATAGGAGATACTCCCATAATCGGGGGAGGAACCTATGCAAACGAGTTTGCTGGGGCCTCATGCACCGGGCTTGGAGAGGTTATGATAAAGCTCGTCCTTGCTAAAAGCGCCGTGGACTTCGTTCGCTTTGGACTGACCGCTCAAAAAGCAAGTGAAGCTGCCATAAGCCTTGCAACGGAACACTTCGGCTCTGACAATGCGGGGGTTATAATGATAGACGCCAGAGGCAACATCGGCTTTGCGAAGAACACAAAGCACATGAGCGTCGCATATATGAAAGAGGGGATGCAAGAACCTTTCACGGGGATTTGA
- the map gene encoding type II methionyl aminopeptidase, which produces MLTESEREKLIKAGEIARQVKSEVAKLIKPEVPLYDIAEFVEKRIVELGGKPAFPCNLSLNAVAAHYTPYKGDTTVLKEGDYLKVDIGVHVDGYIADTAETFRVGMEEDDLMTAAKEALESAISVARAGVKVSELGKAIEEAIRKYGFNPIVNLSGHKIQRFNLHAGVSIPNIHRPNDNYVLQEGDIFAIEPFATTGAGQVIEVEPTLIYMYIKDRPVRLPQARLILSYIKREFGTLPFAYRWLQGNFTDGQIRIALKQLVRIGAVYAYPILKEIRGGLVSQFEHTIIVEEDGVTVIT; this is translated from the coding sequence ATGCTCACAGAAAGTGAAAGAGAAAAGCTAATCAAAGCAGGTGAAATCGCCAGACAGGTTAAAAGTGAAGTTGCTAAGCTTATCAAACCAGAAGTTCCATTATATGATATAGCTGAGTTCGTTGAGAAGAGGATAGTTGAACTCGGCGGAAAGCCAGCTTTTCCGTGCAACCTCTCTTTAAACGCTGTGGCAGCTCACTACACCCCATATAAAGGCGACACGACTGTCTTAAAAGAGGGCGACTACTTAAAGGTGGATATAGGCGTCCATGTGGATGGCTACATAGCGGATACAGCAGAAACATTTAGGGTGGGTATGGAAGAGGATGATCTAATGACGGCAGCTAAAGAAGCACTCGAAAGTGCTATAAGCGTTGCAAGAGCTGGAGTAAAGGTAAGTGAGCTTGGAAAAGCGATTGAAGAGGCCATACGAAAATATGGCTTCAATCCAATTGTAAACCTGAGCGGGCATAAGATACAGCGCTTCAATCTTCATGCAGGTGTTTCGATCCCAAACATCCATAGACCAAACGATAACTATGTTCTCCAAGAAGGGGATATTTTTGCGATAGAACCATTTGCTACGACAGGAGCAGGGCAAGTAATCGAAGTTGAGCCGACTTTGATATACATGTACATCAAAGACAGGCCCGTTAGGCTTCCACAGGCTAGACTAATCTTAAGCTACATAAAACGTGAGTTCGGTACTTTGCCCTTTGCCTACCGCTGGCTTCAAGGGAACTTCACCGATGGTCAAATTAGAATTGCGTTGAAGCAGCTTGTAAGAATAGGGGCGGTTTATGCATACCCAATTTTGAAGGAAATTAGAGGAGGCCTCGTCTCCCAATTTGAGCACACTATAATAGTTGAAGAAGACGGGGTCACGGTTATTACCTGA
- the trm10 gene encoding tRNA (guanine(9)-/adenine(9)-N1)-methyltransferase, producing MKKLGDLFKELLREKGIESLGTLSKRIPNRKSQDIIQDIAIAVLEEKGFIGKVEDGAALSWDFSGKRVEPSKFAFIPLKLKDRFEIILTPEELRAKLEEQNYPYFIIDLMHWEKHTPREKKKVAFQASRSYGTLRDYLVGDSLIVTWANEEFKKLLKGMPLDRGNIIEKSTAEFLKEKGISEVVLLDPNGDKDLSSEDFNVKAFILGGIVDMGGTKRGTTSQIAESLEKEGIKVKKRKITLRGDVIGVPDRINLILEILLKMLTEDKDMERAILDVQAPLQARWRLRKEIPKRKIRFLIDGKKFLVVEKELYDELKEWLNIRWEDFVQVLRELGFVALERRRIHHLKKLSSYRLINGKGHYVILLKKAAMLCYNC from the coding sequence ATGAAAAAGCTCGGTGATCTGTTCAAGGAGCTCTTGAGGGAGAAGGGAATAGAAAGTTTGGGGACGCTCTCAAAGAGAATACCTAACAGAAAATCCCAAGACATTATTCAGGATATTGCTATTGCTGTTCTGGAAGAGAAGGGATTTATTGGAAAGGTCGAGGATGGAGCTGCCCTTTCATGGGACTTTAGCGGTAAGAGGGTTGAGCCTTCAAAGTTCGCTTTTATCCCTTTAAAGCTTAAAGATAGGTTTGAGATTATTTTAACGCCTGAAGAACTTAGGGCAAAATTGGAAGAACAAAACTACCCTTACTTCATAATAGATCTAATGCACTGGGAGAAGCACACTCCGAGAGAAAAGAAAAAGGTCGCCTTCCAGGCTTCCAGAAGTTATGGAACACTCAGAGACTACTTGGTTGGAGATTCTCTTATCGTCACTTGGGCGAATGAGGAGTTTAAAAAACTCTTAAAAGGCATGCCTCTTGATAGGGGAAACATAATAGAGAAAAGTACAGCCGAGTTTCTAAAGGAAAAGGGCATATCTGAGGTTGTTCTATTGGATCCTAATGGAGACAAAGACCTCAGTTCAGAGGACTTCAATGTTAAAGCTTTCATCCTCGGTGGAATAGTCGATATGGGGGGGACTAAGAGAGGAACAACTTCTCAAATAGCTGAGTCTCTGGAGAAAGAGGGAATTAAAGTTAAGAAGCGTAAAATCACCCTCAGAGGGGATGTAATTGGGGTTCCTGATAGGATTAATCTAATTTTGGAAATCCTGCTCAAAATGCTTACGGAGGATAAAGATATGGAAAGAGCAATTTTGGATGTTCAAGCTCCTCTCCAGGCCCGTTGGAGGCTTAGAAAGGAGATACCAAAGCGTAAAATTAGATTTTTAATTGACGGCAAAAAGTTCCTTGTGGTTGAGAAGGAGCTCTACGATGAGCTCAAAGAGTGGTTAAACATCCGCTGGGAGGACTTCGTCCAAGTCCTTAGGGAGCTCGGCTTTGTAGCTCTGGAGAGGAGGAGAATCCACCACCTTAAGAAACTCTCGAGCTACAGGCTAATAAATGGTAAGGGCCACTATGTGATACTCCTCAAAAAAGCCGCAATGCTCTGCTACAACTGCTAA
- a CDS encoding aminoglycoside adenylyltransferase domain-containing protein: MEKVKDGLEKALKEFKEILSKNLVGIYLHGSLAMGCFVPGYSDVDLIIVVKTPMSLEDKKALARVCLEVSKEIGGKGLEMSVILEKYAKNPPYPIPFEFHYSEWFREAYERGEIPFESGELDPDLSAHLKVLKERGVALSGKPIEEVFGEVTDEHFIKALLYDVKDEASLNPPEYLVLNICRMLYYLREKKIASKVEGGTWALKNLPMRFRRTIEKALLRYQNNQDVDLEKEELLEFREFALSAVQDSKKF; the protein is encoded by the coding sequence ATGGAAAAAGTCAAAGACGGTCTAGAAAAAGCTCTCAAGGAATTTAAAGAAATACTCAGTAAAAATCTGGTTGGGATATACCTACACGGCTCCTTGGCTATGGGATGCTTCGTCCCAGGATACAGCGATGTGGACCTAATAATCGTGGTCAAAACTCCAATGAGCTTAGAAGACAAGAAAGCTTTAGCTAGAGTTTGCTTGGAAGTTTCCAAAGAGATTGGCGGCAAAGGTCTCGAGATGAGCGTCATCTTAGAGAAATATGCTAAAAATCCCCCTTATCCAATCCCTTTTGAATTTCATTACAGCGAATGGTTTAGAGAAGCCTATGAAAGGGGAGAAATTCCCTTTGAAAGTGGAGAGCTCGATCCAGATCTGTCAGCACATTTGAAAGTGCTCAAAGAAAGAGGAGTTGCCCTCTCTGGAAAACCCATAGAGGAAGTTTTTGGCGAAGTTACAGATGAACACTTTATAAAAGCCCTGCTCTATGATGTGAAAGATGAAGCCTCTCTAAACCCTCCAGAATATCTCGTTTTAAACATCTGCAGAATGCTCTACTATCTGAGAGAAAAGAAAATAGCTTCGAAAGTTGAAGGCGGCACTTGGGCCCTCAAAAACCTCCCAATGAGATTTAGAAGAACGATAGAAAAAGCTCTTTTGAGGTATCAAAACAATCAAGACGTGGATTTGGAAAAAGAAGAACTTTTGGAATTTAGAGAGTTTGCATTGAGTGCAGTCCAAGATAGCAAGAAGTTTTAA
- a CDS encoding phosphate signaling complex PhoU family protein, which produces MEFRKIQFTGRSSYIISLPKKWIKENELKQGDVVPLLINPDGSITVLPKKPKEVSERKKLKISKEYSPDMAVRLVISAYIQGYDILEIEILDELPHYKIKIRKTIQILPGMEIIADEPGRIVAKSLLADEEVNIDEILERISSIILSMFEDLELMKQVKDKAIRRDIQDLENELDRFYFLALRAVNKLLSQPSIVGTQIVKRSFDLLGILFIVRNIERVGDHIVRISQDFDEDIEIAYLKKAFSDIMLQVKVKDLKKIDSLMYELKQRINAIDYKKSIAMDSYRRILEYLENIGETTINMSLS; this is translated from the coding sequence ATGGAGTTTAGGAAGATACAATTTACTGGCAGAAGCTCATACATAATTTCACTCCCTAAAAAGTGGATAAAGGAGAATGAGCTTAAGCAGGGAGATGTGGTGCCGCTTTTGATAAACCCGGATGGATCAATAACTGTTCTCCCAAAAAAGCCAAAAGAGGTTAGTGAACGCAAAAAACTCAAAATATCAAAGGAATATTCTCCAGACATGGCCGTTAGACTCGTTATCTCCGCTTACATACAGGGCTATGACATATTAGAGATTGAAATTCTTGACGAACTTCCTCATTATAAGATAAAGATCAGAAAAACAATTCAAATACTGCCTGGGATGGAGATAATAGCTGATGAACCCGGAAGAATAGTTGCAAAAAGCCTGCTCGCCGATGAAGAGGTTAATATAGACGAAATACTGGAGAGGATAAGCTCCATAATACTCTCAATGTTTGAGGACTTGGAGCTCATGAAGCAGGTAAAAGATAAGGCCATCAGAAGGGATATACAGGATTTAGAAAACGAACTTGATAGGTTTTACTTTTTAGCACTCCGCGCCGTGAACAAACTTCTATCGCAGCCCTCTATTGTAGGTACACAAATAGTAAAGAGGAGCTTCGATTTGCTTGGGATCCTCTTCATAGTCCGCAACATAGAGAGAGTAGGCGACCACATAGTTAGGATTTCCCAGGATTTTGATGAGGATATAGAAATTGCCTATCTAAAGAAGGCCTTCTCTGATATAATGCTCCAAGTCAAAGTGAAAGACCTCAAGAAGATTGACAGTTTAATGTACGAGCTAAAGCAGCGCATAAATGCTATAGATTACAAAAAGTCAATAGCAATGGACAGCTACAGGCGCATTTTAGAGTACTTGGAGAACATAGGAGAAACCACGATAAATATGTCTCTGAGCTGA
- a CDS encoding MFS transporter — protein MENREIWLLHFSTFFFFLGYILVSPLISPLAILYGASPLVVGTIASVSSIFALVLKPIGGILGDRGKKFEVMMFGTILGALAGVFYALSIVAKSLVLFTVGRAIHGAASAFFFPSSLSTAIDLAPKGRVGETLGWRGTMFSISQLIGPALGGFVADYLGFQSAFILTIFLSIIGFGFIFIPYRKQKGLIKIVHDKTKASYKGLINWAFAAASFSLFFMVLAYSGLYTFLPAYYKVLGLGTSIFGVYASIMGAFSLLTRVFGGKQADKRGPIPVATVGLVLVIIAYVMLTRALEPPLAYLSAVPLGMGFGLAVPSLQMLALAKLPQKIRGFGSSLYTMFFDLGYLSGPLLLGYLANVRGTYAVVFPILPILTAFALTSLQAARMSPKEGPLKD, from the coding sequence ATGGAAAACAGAGAAATCTGGCTCCTCCACTTCTCGACATTTTTCTTCTTCCTCGGCTACATACTTGTCTCTCCGCTCATATCACCCCTCGCTATTCTCTATGGTGCGAGCCCCCTCGTTGTTGGAACTATCGCTTCCGTCTCCTCGATATTTGCCCTTGTTTTAAAGCCCATTGGCGGAATATTGGGTGATAGGGGCAAGAAGTTTGAAGTAATGATGTTTGGAACGATTTTAGGTGCCTTGGCGGGAGTTTTTTATGCGCTCTCAATAGTGGCTAAAAGCTTGGTGCTGTTTACGGTAGGGAGGGCTATTCACGGTGCCGCTTCGGCATTCTTTTTCCCTTCCTCACTCTCGACGGCTATTGATTTGGCACCAAAAGGAAGGGTAGGAGAGACTTTGGGATGGAGGGGCACCATGTTCTCGATAAGCCAGCTTATAGGCCCCGCTCTTGGAGGCTTTGTTGCGGATTATCTTGGCTTCCAAAGTGCCTTTATCTTGACGATTTTCCTCTCCATAATCGGATTCGGATTTATTTTTATCCCCTACAGAAAGCAGAAGGGATTGATAAAGATAGTCCACGACAAGACCAAAGCTTCATACAAAGGCCTAATCAACTGGGCGTTTGCGGCGGCATCTTTCTCGCTCTTCTTTATGGTGCTCGCCTACAGCGGGCTGTATACCTTCCTCCCGGCGTACTATAAAGTTTTGGGACTTGGGACTAGTATTTTTGGAGTATACGCAAGCATAATGGGTGCCTTTAGCCTACTAACGAGAGTTTTTGGTGGAAAACAAGCTGACAAAAGGGGCCCCATCCCAGTCGCTACGGTAGGCCTCGTCTTGGTTATTATCGCATATGTCATGCTTACAAGGGCTCTTGAGCCACCTTTGGCATATCTAAGTGCAGTCCCATTAGGAATGGGCTTTGGATTGGCCGTCCCATCCCTCCAAATGCTCGCATTGGCAAAGCTTCCCCAAAAAATTAGGGGATTTGGCTCGAGCCTCTATACAATGTTTTTTGACTTGGGCTATCTCTCGGGCCCCCTACTCTTGGGCTACCTCGCAAATGTAAGAGGTACTTATGCGGTGGTATTCCCAATCCTGCCGATTTTAACTGCTTTCGCGTTAACATCACTCCAAGCAGCGAGAATGTCTCCCAAAGAAGGCCCATTAAAGGATTGA